TTACTGGGAGTACTACAACGCCTATCAAGAGACGCTTCGTCGGTGGGGGCCTCGTGCTACCAGCCGCTATCCGGCGGAGTTGTTCCTCGCTCTGCGCACCTGCGATCCGGCCCAGGCGCGACTCTGGCTCGTGCGCAAATCGGGCGTGATTATCGGGGGGATCGTGGTCTTCTATCACCAGCGCCACGCCGTCTACTGGCACGGCGCCTTCATCGCCGCCTTCTTTGAATACCGCCCGAGCAATCTCGTTCACGCCGAAGCCATTCGTGATGCCTGCGCCCGGGGCTTCCAGTGGTACGATTTCAATCCGAGCGGCGGTCATGCCGGCGTCGTCCGTTTCAAACAATCGTTTCACCCACAGGTTCTCTATTTTCATGCCGTGACGATTCCCGGCAGCCGCTGGTATCACCTCTACGCGCGCTGGCGCAACCGGTTGCTCGGGACGTGGTCGAGAGCGAAGGCAACTTCGGGTCAGGATGATCCTTCCGCGCCCGATGCGCCATGAAAATCTCACCGCGGATGAACACGCCTGGGCCACAGATCATTTGCACGACCGCACAGCTTCCGGGTCTGCCCCCGAGGGAGCGCGGACGTCCTCATTGTGCGACTCCATTTTTTCTGAGGGATTCTATGACCGTCAGAGGTGTCGTCCTTTTTTGCCGCCGCTTGCTGGCTGAAGCTCGCCGGCTCTATTACGAGGAAATTGTCCTCGATCGCCTTCGGTCGAGCAGCCGCCAGGTGACCATTGATCGCAGCGCGCGAATCATCCGCCCGGACCGACTGACGCTTGGTGAGGGCGTTCTCATCCACGCCCACTCTTTGCTCTACTGTTCGGGCAGCGCGCCGGACGAACGCAGCCACGGACGGATCGTTCTGGGAAATCGTGTGGAACTTGGCTGGGGCTGCATTCTTCACGGAGGCGGGGCACAGATCATCATCCGGGATGATGCCATCATCGGAGCCGGCGCCGTGCTCGTGTCGGAGATGTACAGCTATGCCGATCCCACGCGCCCGGCGCGACAGCAACCCAAGATCATGGGCGATATTGTCATCGAAGAAAACGCCACCATCGGCGCCAACGCCGTCGTGCTTCCCGGAGTGACCGTTGGCCGCAGCGCCATCGTCGGAGCGGGCGCCGTCGTCACCACCGATGTGCCGCCGTTCTCCGTCGCCGTGGGGGTTCCCGCTCGCGTCGTGAAACAACGGCATGCGGACGAACACCTACGTCCGTGATGGCCCTCTCCCTTCGCCGAGATATGTCGCTCGCGGTCCGAACAACGACGGGGATTCTCTGGTCGGGAGGCGCTCAGTTTCTCCGTCAGATCCTGCAGATCGGGATCACGGCCGTTCTGGCGCGATTGCTCGCGCCCGCCGATTTCGGGCTCATCGGCATGGTCGTCGTTGTGACGGGATTTTTGAGCCTCTTCGGGGAGCTGGGACTGGGGCCGGCCCTCATCCAGAAGAAGGACCTGAGCGACGATCATCTCTGGACCGCCGTGACAGTCAGTCTCCTGAGCGGGTCGGCCCTCATGTTGCTGACGATGGCTGCCTCTCCGTTGATCGCCGGATTCTACCATGAGGCTCGCGTGGGTTCCGTCGCCCTGGCGCTGGCCTTCACGTTCCCCCTCACCGGTTTGGGCGTCGTCCCGCTCAATCTCTTACAGCGACGGATGGATTTCCGGAGTCTGGCGCTCATCGAGATCCTCTCGGTTGGCATCGCCGGAGGCGTTGCCGTCACACTGGCCCTTCAGGGAAAGGGGGTCTGGAGTCTGGTCGGACAGACTCTCACGGCGGTATTCACCAGCAGCGTGCTCGGCTGGCTCGTCGTGCGGCAGCGACCGACTCTCTCATTTCATCGCGCAGCCTTTGATGACCTCTTTCATTTCAGCGCACCGCTTGTCGGTTCCAATCTGCTCACCTATTGTGCCCGCAACGTTGACAATCTCCTCATCGGGCGATTCCTCGGCGCGACGGCTCTGGGATATTACGGGCTGGCCTATCGGCTCATGCTCTATCCGGTGCAAAACGTCTCGTGGGTTTTGAGTCGCGTTCTCTTCCCGGCTTTTTCTCACCTCCAGCAGGAGAGGGAGCGCGTCCGCCAGGGATACCTCCGCGCCCTCCGATTCATTTCACTGGTGACGTTTCCACTGATGGCCGGGATGGCCCTGGTCGCGCCGGAACTCGTGCGCGTTCTCTACGGCCCGCAGTGGGATCGCACGGTCGGACTTGTGCGCATTCTCAGCCTCGTGGGGGCGCTCCAGTCCATCGGGACGACCATCGGGCCGATCTGCCTGTCACAGGGTCGCTCGGATGTTCTTTTTCGCTGGAATCTGCTCTCGGTGCCGATTGTCTGCCTGGCCCTCGCCCTCGGTCTTCGCTGGGAGATCGAAGGCGTGGCCCTGGCCTATGCCTCGGCGAGTCTGGCCCTC
The genomic region above belongs to Blastocatellia bacterium and contains:
- a CDS encoding acyltransferase, which codes for MTVRGVVLFCRRLLAEARRLYYEEIVLDRLRSSSRQVTIDRSARIIRPDRLTLGEGVLIHAHSLLYCSGSAPDERSHGRIVLGNRVELGWGCILHGGGAQIIIRDDAIIGAGAVLVSEMYSYADPTRPARQQPKIMGDIVIEENATIGANAVVLPGVTVGRSAIVGAGAVVTTDVPPFSVAVGVPARVVKQRHADEHLRP